One genomic segment of Peribacillus sp. FSL H8-0477 includes these proteins:
- a CDS encoding alkaline phosphatase family protein, producing the protein MKALTNRLIVISFDCLSSSDYQLIRTLPNFRRVLNEGSYVQHVEAIYPSLTYPSHVSIVTGNYPKRHGVINNTLLQPGVSSPDWNWYRSDIKGTTLYDEAYKANLTTAALLWPVTGKAKSIQYNLPEIFANRPWHNQIAVSLLNGTPAYLWDLNKRFGHIRNGLNQPELDDFVLECTIYTMQTKKPDLLLIHFTDLDTSRHQNGVFSSEATEAIHRHDKRLGRILDDLEERGELAETTIVVLGDHSALDENKAISPNVILYEENLITVNRNGKITDWKAYCKSCDGSAYIYLKHPKDTQTLKSVKDILTKLAADPAKGIEYVLTGEEAGRKGADPECAFMIEARSGYYFIEDYLGNYQKNVTAFDVMTNKKYMFGAHGYSPEKQNYTTFLMASGKGICPNRIIPYMHLTDIGPTLARLLGLDIGQTDGHIIEALLDINNVQRGASYEKNVRA; encoded by the coding sequence ATGAAAGCACTTACAAACCGTCTGATTGTCATCTCTTTTGACTGTCTATCCTCTTCAGACTATCAATTAATTAGAACACTGCCGAATTTCCGACGTGTCTTAAATGAAGGCTCTTATGTCCAACATGTTGAAGCCATTTATCCTTCGTTGACCTATCCCAGTCATGTGTCCATCGTGACTGGGAATTACCCTAAACGCCACGGAGTCATTAACAATACCTTGCTGCAACCGGGGGTATCTTCCCCAGATTGGAACTGGTACCGTTCTGATATTAAAGGTACGACATTATATGATGAAGCCTATAAAGCAAACCTGACAACCGCAGCTCTGTTGTGGCCAGTCACAGGGAAGGCCAAAAGCATTCAATACAATCTGCCTGAGATATTTGCAAATCGTCCATGGCATAACCAAATAGCTGTATCACTCTTAAACGGCACACCCGCTTATTTATGGGATCTTAACAAGCGCTTTGGGCATATCCGTAATGGACTGAACCAACCCGAATTAGATGACTTTGTTTTAGAGTGTACGATCTATACTATGCAAACAAAAAAGCCTGATTTACTACTTATTCATTTTACCGATTTAGATACAAGCAGACATCAAAATGGGGTCTTTTCAAGTGAAGCTACTGAGGCGATTCATCGACATGATAAACGGCTTGGCCGTATTCTGGATGACCTTGAAGAAAGAGGAGAATTAGCAGAAACCACTATAGTTGTTTTGGGGGATCATAGTGCATTGGATGAAAATAAAGCAATAAGTCCTAATGTTATTCTGTATGAAGAAAACTTGATTACGGTTAATCGAAATGGCAAAATCACTGATTGGAAGGCCTATTGTAAGAGCTGTGACGGTTCAGCATATATTTACCTCAAGCACCCTAAAGATACCCAAACCTTGAAATCCGTAAAAGACATTCTTACGAAATTAGCCGCTGATCCTGCTAAAGGAATTGAATATGTCTTGACCGGAGAAGAAGCGGGCAGAAAAGGTGCTGATCCTGAATGTGCATTTATGATTGAAGCAAGATCCGGCTATTATTTTATCGAAGATTACCTAGGTAACTATCAAAAGAATGTGACCGCGTTTGACGTAATGACAAATAAAAAATACATGTTTGGTGCACATGGCTATTCTCCCGAAAAACAAAATTATACTACCTTTTTAATGGCATCGGGTAAAGGCATTTGTCCAAATAGAATCATTCCTTATATGCATTTGACTGATATTGGTCCCACATTAGCTAGACTTCTAGGTTTAGATATCGGCCAAACGGATGGACATATCATCGAAGCGTTATTGGATATTAACAACGTCCAAAGGGGGGCAAGTTA